A single genomic interval of Spinacia oleracea cultivar Varoflay chromosome 6, BTI_SOV_V1, whole genome shotgun sequence harbors:
- the LOC110788498 gene encoding eukaryotic translation initiation factor-like, with the protein MWLETLMALIGEQFDEADEICGVVASARSRGDKLSLWTRNAANEAVQPNDIIAAESEGAMAIGVCTGVFGKEELEQVGNGGAVTIAWMKLFVN; encoded by the exons ATGTGGCTTGAAACT TTGATGGCTCTAATTGGGGAGCAGTTCGATGAAGCTGATGAGATATGTGGTGTGGTTGCTAGTGCGCGTTCAAGGGGAGACAAACTTTCACTGTGGACAAGAAATGCTGCGAATGAGGCTGTGCag CCAAATGATATTATAGCAGCCGAATCTGAGGGAGCTATGGCAATAGGAGTTTGCACTGGTGTTTTCGGAAAGGAGGAGCTGGAGCAAGTCGGCAATGGAGGTGCGGTTACGATAGCATGGATGAAACTATTTGTAAATTAA
- the LOC110788499 gene encoding uncharacterized protein → MTIPAQASWVVRKILGAVMFLSNTTGGCSILQKNNYSISKMYYEMRGFVPSVPWRKLICNNFAPPKCMFITWLTVHDRMVTCDNLQKIGVQCSIQCCLCDVGFDTVSHLFFNCPFSANVWGDVLQWLGINRRPEKWENELQFVVMKYKAKSGFHQIYRMVVSITVYLLWRERNGRKFQQIVHTPDSVVKDIQLMIAARCYQLPKLVGLVP, encoded by the coding sequence ATGACTATCCCAGCTCAAGCTTCCTGGGTGGTGAGGAAAATCCTTGGAGCGGTTATGTTTCTTAGCAACACTACTGGTGGTTGTTCTATACTTCAGAAGAATAATTATTCCATTAGTAAAATGTATTATGAGATGAGGGGTTTTGTTCCTAGTGTTCCTTGGAGGAAACTTATTTGCAATAATTTTGCTCCCCCAAAGTGCATGTTCATTACTTGGTTGACTGTCCATGATAGGATGGTTACGTGTGATAATCTGCAGAAGATTGGAGTGCAATGCAGTATACAATGTTGTTTGTGTGATGTAGGTTTTGATACAGTGAGCCACCTGTTTTTTAATTGCCCTTTTTCTGCTAATGTTTGGGGTGATGTTCTTCAGTGGCTGGGTATCAATAGAAGGCCTGAGAAATGGGAAAATGAGCTTCAGTTTGTTGTTATGAAGTACAAAGCAAAATCGGGTTTTCACCAGATTTATAGGATGGTTGTCTCTATCACTGTGTATCTGCTATGGAGGGAGCGAAACGGAAGGAAGTTCCAACAGATTGTTCATACTCCTGATTCAGTAGTGAAGGACATCCAACTAATGATTGCTGCTAGATGCTACCAGCTTCCAAAGCTTGTGGGCTTAGTGCCTTAA